The proteins below are encoded in one region of Engystomops pustulosus chromosome 8, aEngPut4.maternal, whole genome shotgun sequence:
- the TMEM219 gene encoding insulin-like growth factor-binding protein 3 receptor encodes MSCQFCGGLRLCVRHHPPLVTFWLCLLMLAATFLFYAFYIRAFPVNDADYTKDFDTVLQTLSASKLCPRWNATAAVPSLQSSEDVANASVLASVTLPSSVNHSALQIRATARQLGMTGLDTDSHLLLTVTCSWRSAQCNLSDAECSGKCCVIVTGPRSLLPHSWSSLQCYAANPSRQQPPEELYVMEGESDRPPQCYSLHYRGDPGLKAMMSQEDCAVSSGHLLAAMLVCLLVALLLFVVSACWVNPIKDKRTPAAL; translated from the exons ATGTCCTGTCAGTTCTGCGGGGGGTTACGCCTCTGCGTCCGCCATCATCCGCCATTAGTGACGTTTTGGTTGTGTTTGCTGATGCTCGCCGCCACCTTCCTGTTCTACGCATTCTACATCCGCGCGTTTCCGGTGAACGACGCCGACTACACCAAG GATTTTGACACGGTTCTGCAGACACTGAGCGCCTCTAAGCTCTGTCCACGTTGGAACGCCACCGCTGCTGTGCCCTCCCTCCAGTCGTCCGAAGATGTCGCCAACGCGTCGGTCCTGGCCAGCGTGACTCTGCCGTCATCTGTCAATCACAGCGCTCTGCAGATACGAGCCACAGCCAGACAGCTGGGGATGACAG GTTTGGACACAGACTCCCATCTGCTCCTCACGGTGACATGCAGCTGGCGGTCCGCACAATGTAACCTCAGTGATGCCGAGTGCTCAGGAAAGTGCTGTGTTATAGTCACTGGTCCCAGGAGCCTCCTGCCCCACAGCTG GTCGTCCTTGCAGtgttatgcagcaaaccccagcAGACAGCAGCCCCCAGAAGAGCTCTATGTGATGGAGGGCGAGAGCGACAGACCCCCACAGTGTTATAGTCTGCACTATAGAGGAGACCCCGGCCTGAAAGCAATGATGTCTCAG GAGGACTGTGCTGTCTCCTCTGGGCACTTGTTGGCTGCGATGCTCGTTTGCCTCCTCGTTGCCCTCCTGCTCTTCGTGGTCAGTGCCTGTTGGGTCAACCCCATCAAGGACAAGAGGACCCCCGCGGCGCTGTGA